CCTGCTGGGTCGACAGTATCTGGTCTTCGATTGTCCCTTTTCTCCCCCACATAGAAATATGACGGGCTTCCTGTCTGACGAGCCGTCGGAGGTGATGGTGAGTTACACGGTGTACTCGTAGATGGAGCCTCGTGTTCGTCGTCAAGTGGTGGAGAAACCGGCCTAGTATCTAGGATCTCACTCGTCGATGGAGGCGACAGCGGCAGGGTCCGCTGAGAAGGCGGCGAAGGTTGGGCCGGCGGAAGTGGCGGCGACGGCGCTGGCGGCGGCGGAGGCGACGGCGCTGGCGGCGGTGTATCGACGTCCCTCGACATTGTTACAGGCGGTACAGGTATGTCGTCATACTCATTTTCATTCCAGTTGGTAATCGTCCCTTTCAGTGGCATAAGTTGATTTGTATGCCTTTTTACCGTTAAAGTAGAAGaaatgtcttttattttatataagactCGTCCTATTTTCTTAATAACTATCCCCTTACCCCAAACACATTTATTATTGCCTTTAAACTGTTTATATAATACTATATCGCCTTGTTTAAAAACTGGTTTacttttcctgttttgtttattattctgcAAGGACTGTTTATTTGCAACAACATCAGATAAGGCGATAGACGATGACGACGGCGGCAAGATAACGGGATTTAATAAATCAAGTCGAGATCTTAATTTTCGACCAAAAACAAGCTGTGCAGGCGAGAACCCTGTGGTCGAATGTATGGAGTTTCTATAATCGAACatatatttaagtaatttaattttgttttctttgATATTGGTGCTCGAAAGTAAACAAGATTTTAATCCCCTTTTAAATACTTTGACGTAACTTTCCGCCTGCCCGTTGCTAGGTGCATGGTAGGTGGGGACGTCACATGTGATATGCCGTTTAACGAACAGAAATCAACAAATTGTTGTGAACAAAAAGCCGTTCCATTGTCACTTACAATAGTGTGAGGCAGGCCATATCTAGACATGTATTCGTATAGCTTTTCTATAACGGCGGTGGAAGTGGTTGAATTATTCATGTCAAATACTTCCACCCACTTGGTATAAGCGTCAACTACCACTAAGTATGACCGACCATTTATTGGACCACagaaatcaatatgtaaacGGAAAAATGCCTGTGGCGGAAATTTCCAATGCGCTAGTGGCGCGCGCGCTGGTGCCGGCCGTAGTTGGATACATATGTCGCAAGTACCTATTAACGTTTCGATAGCTTCGTCTATACCTGGGAACCAGAATCGCGAACGGGCTTCCGCCTTAGTTTTCACTATCCCTAAATGAGAAGCGTGTAATTCTGATAAAACTTTGTACCGTAAGTTCTCAGGAATCACGACCTTATGGCCCCGCATTAAGCATCCATTTTCCACTGACAGCTGTGTACTACATAAATGGAATggctttaattttaaattatctaTTTTCTTAGGCCAACCTTCCTGCGTATATTTAATTACTTGACTCAAGGTTACATCTTTGCGTGTTTCGTCGCGTAATTCTTGTAATGTTACTGGCAAGCTACCTTCTACCACGAAACACACATATGCTGCGCGCTCGCTAGTGTCCGtggaggcggcggcggcgccgagcTCGCAGCACGAGTTTGCTGCCCCCGCGCTCCCCTGCCCCTCCCCTTCTGGCGCGCAAGCCCGAGACAAGTAATCCGCGCTATTGTCTGCACTACGAACGAATTCTATTTTGTAGTTGTAACTACTTAGAAAAATAGCATATCTCTGCAGGCGATTCGCGGAGACTTCCGGTATTCCCCGGTGCGGTCCAAATATCGTGATTAAAGGTTTGTGATCGGTTCGTAATATGAAGGGTTTGGACCTACCATACAGATACTGATGAAATCTACGTACTGCGAAAACGAGGGCAGTGGCTTCCTTTTGAATTTGAGAATATCGCTTTTCAGCGGCATTCAGGGTGCGTGACGCATAGGAAATTGGTCTTTCCTGGCCGTTCGACTCAATTAGCGATAAAATACAACCTAGTCCGTGAGGTGACGCATCAGCTGTTAAAACCAACTGGGCTTCAGGATTGTAATGCGCTAGCATTTGGTCGGACGCGAGgcaggtttttattttattaaaagccTCTTCGTGAATAGTGGTCCAAGTCCATTTGACTCCCTTCTTTAGCAGGTCATACAGGGGACTCAAAATGCTGGACGCACTGGGAACAAAATTTCTGTAATAATTAACCAACCCTAAAAAGGATTGAAGTTGATTGACACTATCAGGTACAGGTGCGTTAACAATGGCTTTTACTTTATCAGCAGATTTTTTCAACCCGTCTTTGTTAATTACATAACCTAGGTAACTAACTTCACTCTTAAAAAATTCACATTTTTCCTTTTGTAAGGTCAGGCCTGCGTTCTGTAACCTCTGTAAAACACTAACTAACCTGGCCACATGTTCCTGGTCGTCTCGACCCGTGACCAGCACGTCGTCCAGCAGGCACAGCACGCCCTCCATGCCGGCCAGCAGTTCGTCCATTGCGCGTTGGAAAATTGCCGGAGCACTACTGAGCCCAAAAATTAAACgagtatatttaaataatccgCGATGTGTATTTATACAGGTTAAATTTTGAGATTCCTCGCATAACATCAGCTGATTGTAAGCCATGGATAAATCTAGTTTAGAGAACTTCTGTCCTCCATGTAACTTAGCAAATAACTCGTTAGCAGTCGGTAAGGGATAATGTTCAATGACTAATTGCTTGTTGATACTAACTGAGTAATCCGCGCACAATCTTACGGAACCATTACGCTTTAGTACGGGTACAACTGGAGAGGCGTACTCTGAATGTTCTACGGGAACCAGGACTTTTAAATCGACCAACCTATCGATTTCTTTACTTAGTTTATCCCGTAAGGCGAAAGCTACAGGGCGTGCTTTAAAAAATATCGGTTGAGAACCTTcctttaaagttaatttaacccgatatttattaaaacaccCTAAGTTGTCCGAAAACAGCTGTGGGAAGTTTTGTTCAACGGCATTAATTTTGTTACAATGGATGGGGGCTAATTCCAATTcaaatttagaaataaaatctCTGCCCAGTATCGGGGCCGAACCGTCATATACGACATATACATCCAACGTATGGGTAGCACCAGAATACGTGATTGGCAACTGCAACATACCCGCGCACGCTAATTTATAACTGGTATATCCATGCAGACCTTTTTTTGCAGGTGACAATGGAATGTTATTGAAATGCGTTTTATAAAAACTTGGAGATATCACGGAAACAGCAGCCCCGGTATCCACTTCAAATTGAATGTCTTTGCCCAGAATAGAAACCGTTTCGACCATGGGTTTCCCCTTGTGAGAACGAATATTGTACAACTTACCGTCGTCGTCCTCGCCATCGTAATTAATATCCAAATATTTAACACTAGGGCACATTCTACCTAAATGACCCTTCACTTTGCACTTTTTGCATACGTAATTAGTGAACCGACACTCCGACACTTTATGATTAGTATAGCCGCATTTTGAACACTTCACTTTCTCGTCAGACTTATTTTGCTGTTTATTGGACGCGATTTTGTAAACGTCGCTCGAAGAAGGCGTAATACCAGCTGCGGTGGCCCCGGCACGCGCACAGCGAATGTTTTCGGCGAACTCGACCGCTTTCGCTAGCGTCAGCACGGAGATGTTTTGCGCATACAATTTTTCCTTTTCAAGGCCTGGAAGCAAACCCATGATAAACCGATCGCGTAATGCCTCTTCCACGTTGCTGAAACTACAATAAGCGGTGAGTCCTCGCAGCCGAGCGGCCCATTGTGTATGAGTCTCGCCGGCCTGCTGCACCGCGGCGTAGAATTTGTGGCGTTCGCCGAATCCAACCCGCTTAGGTGTGAAATGGTTGTCCAGAAGTTTTATAATATCTTCATAAGGCACGCTGTCCAGTTGCTTTGGCAGGACCAAATCAGCTGCAAGCTTGTACGTTTCTTCCTTGAGTGCTGTTAGCAATATGGCCCGTCTTTTTATTCCCGTCGCATCTTTCGCATTATCTATATCATTTGCGATAAAATACTGCTGTAATCGGCCTTTGTAGCTGTTCCAACTTTGAACGTTATGATCAAAGGTATCCAACACACCGAAATTAGCActagacattttattttatcgcgAAACACGTGGAATTTAACCGATTCGTCGCCAGTGATGAGTACGAGGACACGAGTGAAACCACGGGCTGCTCTATTCGCACTAGTTTATTGTGTAGCTAACGGTAACGGTTAAGGTGGGCGCAGCCACACACACAGACGCAAACGTGCATACataacagatgttttttgcagaaaattttatggagattatttattcataa
The window above is part of the Cydia splendana chromosome 19, ilCydSple1.2, whole genome shotgun sequence genome. Proteins encoded here:
- the LOC134799854 gene encoding uncharacterized protein LOC134799854 — protein: MSSANFGVLDTFDHNVQSWNSYKGRLQQYFIANDIDNAKDATGIKRRAILLTALKEETYKLAADLVLPKQLDSVPYEDIIKLLDNHFTPKRVGFGERHKFYAAVQQAGETHTQWAARLRGLTAYCSFSNVEEALRDRFIMGLLPGLEKEKLYAQNISVLTLAKAVEFAENIRCARAGATAAGITPSSSDVYKIASNKQQNKSDEKVKCSKCGYTNHKVSECRFTNYVCKKCKVKGHLGRMCPSVKYLDINYDGEDDDVLAE